A region of Acidobacteriota bacterium DNA encodes the following proteins:
- a CDS encoding sigma 54-interacting transcriptional regulator gives MAWILSIDLEGRPLRRPLAAETTVVGSGPGCDIQISHPSVSRRHLRLTQRDGSVAAEDLGSSNGSRVGGSKLRAPTALKAGQVLQLGSVEVRLEEAPDGDLEAGVRLASEVGSRPTREGTHQSTAALAPAQGFLVGEIPPLLERMAGGLDRLGAAQALGAALFRSLSCLAVRIEEKTAGLLFEGRREATSPRADTLEIAADRQDVRVAVTFFQSGVARACQGVVECAASLLALSGSRDQRGLSRTASPRSQPPPLPPPASLDRRVQEIYAQAARVAPGKIGVLIRGESGTGKEVLARYVHEASGLAGPLVTLNCAALPDDLLESELFGIERGVATGVDARPGKFEAAHGGTLFLDEIGDMAPATQAKILRVLQEGEVYRLGGREPRPAEARILAATHQPLEEMLAAGSFRSDLYHRIAGWEVTVPPLRERRVDIANLAITFLAAEAEALGIRPAGISRAALDRLEAFRWPGNIRQLRTEIARAALFLSDGELLGTQALSRRLAASATEAPAGSLKEVLESAERNAISAALFRTDASVTEAAAALDLAVSTLYRRMKALGIRRDP, from the coding sequence ATGGCCTGGATCCTCTCCATCGATCTCGAAGGGCGACCTCTACGCCGGCCGCTGGCCGCCGAGACCACCGTAGTGGGCTCCGGACCGGGCTGCGATATTCAGATTTCCCATCCGAGCGTGTCGCGCCGGCACCTGCGATTGACCCAGCGGGACGGTTCCGTCGCAGCCGAGGATCTTGGTTCCAGCAATGGAAGCCGCGTCGGGGGTTCGAAGTTGCGGGCCCCGACCGCTCTGAAGGCCGGCCAGGTCTTGCAGTTGGGAAGTGTTGAAGTGCGCTTGGAGGAAGCGCCGGATGGGGATCTCGAAGCCGGCGTTCGACTAGCCTCGGAAGTCGGATCGCGGCCTACCCGAGAGGGCACCCACCAGAGCACCGCCGCGCTGGCTCCGGCCCAGGGTTTCTTGGTCGGAGAGATCCCTCCCTTGCTCGAGCGAATGGCCGGAGGCCTGGACCGCCTCGGAGCAGCCCAGGCGTTGGGAGCCGCCTTGTTTCGCTCCCTCTCCTGCCTCGCCGTCCGCATCGAAGAAAAAACCGCGGGCCTGTTGTTCGAAGGGCGCCGCGAGGCGACCTCGCCCCGCGCAGACACTCTGGAGATCGCGGCAGATCGGCAGGACGTCCGGGTGGCGGTGACCTTTTTCCAGTCGGGCGTCGCGCGGGCCTGCCAGGGGGTGGTGGAATGCGCCGCCAGCCTGCTCGCCCTGTCGGGCTCCCGAGACCAGCGGGGACTGAGCAGGACCGCGTCGCCCCGCAGCCAACCTCCCCCACTGCCGCCACCGGCCAGCCTCGACCGCCGAGTGCAGGAGATCTATGCCCAGGCTGCGCGGGTGGCACCGGGCAAGATCGGAGTGCTGATTCGGGGGGAATCGGGCACCGGCAAAGAGGTCCTGGCACGCTATGTCCACGAGGCCTCCGGCCTCGCCGGACCGCTCGTCACCCTCAACTGCGCCGCCCTGCCGGACGATTTGTTGGAGTCGGAACTGTTCGGCATCGAACGGGGCGTCGCCACCGGAGTGGATGCCCGGCCAGGAAAGTTCGAAGCGGCCCACGGCGGCACCCTCTTCTTGGACGAGATCGGCGATATGGCGCCGGCCACCCAGGCGAAGATCCTGCGAGTTCTGCAAGAGGGTGAGGTGTACCGCCTCGGCGGCCGCGAACCGCGCCCGGCGGAGGCGCGGATCCTGGCCGCCACCCATCAGCCACTGGAAGAGATGCTCGCCGCGGGCAGCTTCCGGAGCGATCTCTACCACCGCATCGCCGGCTGGGAAGTCACCGTACCGCCGCTGCGGGAGCGCCGGGTGGACATCGCCAACCTGGCGATCACCTTCCTCGCCGCGGAGGCCGAGGCCTTGGGCATTCGCCCAGCGGGTATCTCACGGGCGGCGCTGGACCGGTTGGAAGCCTTCCGTTGGCCGGGCAACATCCGTCAACTCCGCACGGAGATTGCCCGGGCGGCGCTTTTTCTGAGCGATGGAGAACTACTAGGAACCCAGGCCCTGAGCCGGCGGTTGGCCGCGAGCGCGACCGAAGCGCCGGCGGGATCCCTCAAGGAAGTCCTCGAAAGCGCCGAGCGGAACGCCATCTCCGCCGCCCTCTTCCGGACCGACGCCAGCGTGACCGAAGCGGCAGCGGCGCTGGACCTGGCGGTTTCCACCCTCTACCGGCGGATGAAAGCCCTCGGTATTCGCCGTGATCCCTAG
- a CDS encoding protein kinase, with protein sequence MRYETGTVLGRGGMGEVYKVWDPLLERHVALKVLRSYSEEAAGRLLREARAQARLDHPHICRVYEVGANPENPYIAMQCIEGLPLDEVAPRMSLKQRVRAMAQVAAAVHEAHRTGLIHRDLKPGNILVEETRESGRDATFHPYVVDFGLVHQVDGATRWTVDGAVLGTPPFMAPEQAEGDSALVDRRSDVYGLGATLYQVLTGQPVFEGGQTDLLLKTLHQEPTALRRHRSNLPRDLEVITLKCLEKNPGRRYPSARALAEELHCFLDGEPIAAQAPTLAYHLAKKFRKHRNVAAVIALAAGALVALGSYTLYARWQSLQEAQAAQRFTAEVKDLEWLMRASHMSPAHDIRAERDRVRQRVAELEVEAQTTAAAIRGPALHAIGRGHLALGRIDAARPPLDQAWKSGYRPPEAAFALGLVYGRQYERAVRIARGIGHRVARETALAQAAEELRDPALEFLAASRGSAVTVPAYLEGLIAFYGDDSPTAAAAAAAALEEAPWLFEAAILSGDVKATAGDGLRMSGQPEEAAAAFDQAEGDYRRAMEIAPSASDIHLRLCDLGGKRMEMEVYGRGGDVEAVQSRALADCRAGIAVEPDRALLETGIATLWTIRAEQLAVRGEDRSAASARAEHHARRAVELDPSGPRGWQRLAGVFNDRALHRSQIGEDPLPDLDAALEATRTGIGLADDPTLLLNHQGNILNRRALVEMGSGADPTASLDQAIASLEDALARDPDYGYALNNLGRSHTFRARHESSRGLDARDSLRAAVDAYARALALNPENAYARNNLGIALMDLGQAAMGRGEDPSESFRQAEEAFASSLEVHPNYASAYNNRGQASMYQARWEVSHGRDPELQLDRANEALQNTVRLNERAFQPHVNMGRVEQVRARYALLTGADPSPALATARRRYGAALERNPRYAAGLAELANIWWLEADARRRLAQGSGEEALAKAIERATEALAIDGESVTARRTLAQVALHRARPMGADPERRAHLLAEAERRLEEALAIRPADAETSLVYAELRQLQGSLEDQASVRWADGRRTLDEALAVHRNHPALLAARGELKLALARVTDRATLAAEAEKDLQEAYRLNPLLAVRDPASGKAPPASVVASHR encoded by the coding sequence ATGAGATACGAAACGGGCACCGTTCTCGGCCGCGGCGGCATGGGAGAGGTCTACAAGGTCTGGGATCCCCTGCTCGAACGCCACGTGGCTCTCAAGGTTCTGCGGTCCTACAGCGAAGAGGCCGCCGGCCGACTGCTACGGGAGGCGCGTGCCCAGGCACGGCTCGACCATCCGCACATCTGCCGGGTGTACGAAGTGGGAGCCAACCCGGAGAACCCCTACATCGCCATGCAGTGCATCGAGGGGCTGCCGCTCGACGAGGTCGCACCGCGCATGTCCCTCAAACAGCGGGTGCGGGCGATGGCGCAGGTGGCCGCGGCGGTGCACGAAGCCCATCGCACCGGCCTGATCCACCGCGATCTCAAACCCGGAAACATCCTGGTGGAGGAGACCCGCGAGAGCGGGCGCGACGCGACGTTCCATCCCTACGTGGTGGATTTCGGCTTGGTCCATCAGGTCGACGGCGCCACCCGCTGGACGGTGGATGGTGCGGTCCTCGGCACGCCGCCGTTCATGGCTCCGGAGCAGGCGGAGGGAGACAGCGCGCTGGTCGACCGGCGAAGCGACGTCTACGGCCTCGGCGCCACCCTCTACCAGGTGCTGACCGGACAACCGGTGTTCGAGGGCGGGCAGACGGACCTGCTGCTCAAGACCCTGCATCAGGAACCCACGGCTCTTCGCCGCCACCGATCGAACCTGCCGCGGGACCTGGAAGTCATCACCCTCAAGTGCCTGGAGAAGAACCCGGGCCGGCGCTACCCTTCGGCCCGCGCCCTGGCCGAGGAACTGCACTGCTTCCTCGACGGCGAGCCGATCGCCGCCCAGGCCCCCACCCTCGCTTATCACCTCGCCAAGAAGTTTCGCAAGCACCGCAACGTGGCGGCGGTGATCGCCCTGGCGGCCGGCGCCCTGGTGGCCCTCGGTTCTTACACCCTCTACGCCCGCTGGCAGTCGCTCCAGGAGGCGCAGGCGGCGCAACGATTCACCGCCGAGGTGAAGGATTTGGAATGGCTGATGAGGGCCTCGCACATGAGCCCCGCTCACGATATTCGCGCGGAGCGAGACCGCGTGCGGCAGCGGGTGGCGGAGCTGGAGGTGGAGGCGCAGACCACCGCGGCCGCCATCCGCGGACCTGCCCTCCACGCCATCGGCCGCGGCCACCTCGCCCTCGGCCGGATCGACGCCGCGCGGCCACCCCTCGATCAAGCCTGGAAGAGCGGCTATCGTCCGCCCGAAGCGGCCTTCGCCCTCGGCTTGGTCTACGGCCGTCAGTACGAACGGGCCGTACGGATCGCCCGCGGAATCGGCCACCGCGTCGCCCGTGAGACGGCGCTGGCCCAGGCGGCCGAGGAACTGCGCGACCCGGCGCTGGAGTTCCTCGCGGCGAGCCGCGGCAGCGCCGTCACCGTACCGGCCTACCTCGAAGGACTGATCGCCTTCTACGGCGACGACTCCCCCACCGCCGCGGCCGCCGCGGCGGCAGCTTTGGAAGAGGCGCCCTGGCTGTTCGAGGCAGCCATCCTGAGCGGTGATGTGAAGGCGACGGCCGGCGATGGGCTACGCATGTCCGGCCAACCGGAGGAGGCAGCGGCGGCCTTCGATCAGGCCGAGGGCGACTACCGGCGGGCGATGGAGATCGCTCCCAGCGCCAGCGACATCCACCTGCGGCTGTGCGACCTCGGAGGCAAGCGCATGGAGATGGAGGTCTACGGCCGCGGTGGCGATGTGGAGGCGGTGCAGTCGAGGGCCCTGGCGGACTGCCGTGCCGGCATTGCCGTTGAACCGGATCGGGCGCTTCTCGAAACCGGCATCGCGACCCTCTGGACCATCCGCGCGGAACAGCTCGCCGTGCGCGGCGAGGACCGCTCCGCGGCCTCTGCCCGGGCGGAACACCATGCGCGCCGGGCGGTGGAACTCGATCCCTCGGGTCCACGCGGCTGGCAGCGTCTGGCAGGCGTGTTCAACGACCGGGCCCTGCACCGCAGTCAGATCGGCGAAGATCCGCTGCCGGATCTCGATGCCGCCCTCGAAGCCACGCGCACCGGGATCGGTCTGGCCGACGATCCGACCCTGCTCCTCAACCACCAGGGCAACATCCTCAACCGGCGTGCCCTCGTCGAGATGGGCAGCGGGGCAGATCCCACGGCCTCCCTCGACCAAGCCATCGCCTCGCTGGAAGACGCTCTCGCCCGCGATCCGGACTACGGCTATGCCCTGAACAACCTCGGACGCTCCCACACTTTCCGCGCCCGCCATGAGAGTTCGCGCGGGCTCGATGCCCGGGACAGCCTGCGGGCGGCCGTCGATGCCTATGCGAGAGCCCTCGCCCTCAACCCGGAGAACGCCTATGCCCGCAACAATCTGGGCATCGCTCTGATGGATCTGGGCCAGGCGGCGATGGGCCGCGGAGAGGACCCCAGCGAGTCCTTCCGCCAGGCGGAAGAGGCCTTCGCCAGCAGCCTGGAAGTCCACCCCAACTACGCCTCGGCCTACAACAATCGGGGCCAGGCGAGCATGTATCAGGCGCGCTGGGAGGTGTCTCACGGCCGCGATCCCGAACTACAGCTCGACCGGGCCAACGAAGCGCTTCAAAACACCGTCCGCCTGAACGAACGGGCCTTTCAACCGCACGTCAACATGGGTCGCGTGGAGCAAGTCCGCGCCCGCTACGCCCTGCTCACCGGCGCCGACCCTTCGCCGGCGCTGGCAACGGCCCGCCGACGCTACGGCGCGGCCCTCGAACGCAATCCACGGTACGCCGCCGGCTTGGCGGAGCTGGCAAACATCTGGTGGCTGGAGGCAGACGCCCGCCGGCGCCTCGCTCAGGGAAGCGGCGAGGAAGCCCTCGCGAAGGCCATCGAGAGGGCCACCGAAGCGCTGGCGATCGACGGCGAATCGGTCACCGCTCGCCGAACCCTCGCGCAGGTGGCGCTCCACCGGGCCCGGCCGATGGGAGCCGACCCCGAGCGACGGGCTCATTTGCTCGCCGAGGCGGAACGCCGGCTCGAAGAGGCCCTGGCCATTCGACCGGCGGATGCCGAGACCAGCCTGGTGTACGCGGAGTTACGACAGCTTCAAGGATCCCTCGAGGACCAGGCATCGGTCCGGTGGGCCGATGGCCGGCGGACGCTGGACGAAGCGCTGGCGGTTCACCGCAATCATCCGGCACTACTGGCGGCCCGGGGCGAGCTGAAGCTGGCCTTGGCGAGGGTGACGGATCGCGCCACCCTCGCAGCAGAGGCCGAGAAGGACTTGCAGGAGGCCTACCGGCTCAACCCCCTGCTCGCCGTCCGCGATCCAGCTAGCGGCAAAGCTCCGCCAGCGTCGGTGGTAGCGAGCCATCGCTGA
- a CDS encoding M4 family metallopeptidase codes for MTKTTLLFLLIACLFWTTGTMGAEFSPQLEIEGLHTLRYTPDDHGALSFRIDRATRLSSQDLVGLLADQLDISDEAHWIEIGRQGEMVRFQQLHQGVPVVGAQLVLWESEGSVHAAVGRVSDVWGIDPVPSIAAEEAVAFALDGLHDELVEPVEVADLITPPEPELFVLSTDSTYDPESMALVYRVFLDLPEIFGGMEAMVRADSGELVQLIRAARPAFGDGHTYYSGYKQFEVDFNSANPFPYSLTTPQLDMDTREMAYATGNPQWNSNEVTSLVHTFGAPEHGVPLEIHWATQEFLDYLKTIHLYDLTLHLPGTLTSYANCGNEPDNASASPSNSSICYGNRTATGNSFATVDVIGHEIAHLMTAATSNLIYAGESGALNESFSDILGRLLEDAVSSTSNWTIAEQSGNFVRSMGTPKVVGHPDTYQGQNWYVGNDTMVEVHTNSGVQNFWFYLLAQGEQSGLVTIDGIPTHPVVNVQGIGLLKAGRIAVQNQMNLPNSATFSQSAAGSLLQASLLYGSYTPEHRSTHDAWYGAGVEPQPFSGDVIYPENGVVDVPAGVVTLRWLVGNDVGVWDVEISTTPDMQTIVASGQTAQTETTNGVTQALYEFGDAQKDVTYYWRVRSGFPNAFGETKSWRDLHTFTADLEAPTPIGPMGPADTRTGLWYPWGLDFSWEHEEDAQYEVQIWETSGAGCPEPSTLLIDQPGMPAVGNPAPGDPVTHTFHLPVSSTLCWRVRAQTVDGSNNVIYSEWSPSSHFSTDLPAVTAQAPVAGAVVDPWTLTFNYDAPPFAQEVRVEIGLKNPINTDGLDKYCTDPAKFEPDIDPYGTWSVRNVCFAANEHNPSGSLTVPIPPRWEPEAPQKGFYSPTNPHTPWLHEYRLYVWGPEVGWAATVDGSALGEQGATSKKETFRTDGFSKFAPVVGIFKDPARNRLDNLGTYAGIHTAAPVFDLDLYQDKPESETVTVAWQEVPGAEGYVVKVITFWDEKALSSDARSLDTKGGCAKWVKVASLGNPNQPSAEIARKCLGYGGNTLGSVIQIYPYVVSPHMSTPAMEVEVGLRLWKTLDTQDTRFKVFMADVVPPTVLDVNAADSTATKTVLSSGTRRFRFDAHFGENGADPNVPASLKIKPWMFVDVGHQAGDVPNRFTKFLLHSGPGCGGSANTVGGGESVPFLGTKTLGMAFPSVQDGDVYSLEIFPRSYLMDAVAKDLSIPPHSAYASGQSTCLDIEFQIKWSDPEPEPEPEPAPTPNSVLCQQVVNAGGNMPETHVVELGSNSGTTIFGINTFTVPDRMLVKYEGQTIFDTLCLSTEPTFGCDSQCCCSGGACDCAIPFSGTSTQMTVEVIPNCAGTADTAWAFTLSCP; via the coding sequence ATGACCAAGACGACGTTGCTCTTTCTGTTGATCGCCTGCCTGTTCTGGACCACCGGAACGATGGGCGCTGAATTCTCGCCGCAGCTCGAGATCGAAGGCCTCCATACGCTGCGCTACACCCCCGACGATCACGGCGCTCTTTCTTTCCGGATCGATCGCGCGACCCGCCTCTCATCGCAAGATCTGGTCGGTCTGTTGGCCGATCAGCTCGATATCAGTGACGAAGCGCACTGGATCGAGATCGGCCGTCAGGGCGAGATGGTTCGTTTCCAGCAGCTTCACCAGGGAGTACCCGTCGTCGGTGCGCAATTGGTTCTGTGGGAGTCCGAGGGCTCCGTCCACGCCGCCGTCGGACGCGTGAGCGACGTCTGGGGGATCGATCCCGTCCCGTCGATCGCCGCCGAGGAGGCGGTCGCCTTCGCCCTGGATGGGCTCCATGACGAGCTGGTGGAACCGGTGGAAGTGGCAGATCTGATCACCCCACCGGAACCGGAACTCTTCGTCCTGTCGACGGATTCGACCTACGACCCGGAGAGCATGGCTCTCGTCTATCGGGTCTTTCTCGATCTGCCGGAAATCTTCGGAGGCATGGAGGCGATGGTGCGTGCCGATTCCGGCGAGTTGGTGCAGCTTATCCGGGCGGCGCGGCCGGCCTTTGGCGACGGCCACACCTACTACTCCGGGTACAAACAGTTTGAAGTCGATTTCAATAGCGCAAACCCCTTTCCCTACTCGCTGACGACACCACAGCTCGACATGGACACTCGAGAAATGGCTTACGCCACCGGCAATCCTCAGTGGAATTCCAACGAGGTCACCAGCTTGGTCCACACCTTCGGCGCTCCGGAGCACGGTGTTCCGCTGGAGATCCACTGGGCGACACAGGAGTTTCTCGATTATCTGAAGACCATCCACCTCTACGACCTGACTCTGCATCTCCCCGGCACGCTGACGTCCTACGCGAACTGCGGCAACGAGCCGGACAACGCTTCGGCCAGTCCCAGCAACAGCTCCATTTGCTATGGAAATCGCACCGCGACCGGCAACTCTTTCGCCACCGTGGACGTGATCGGTCACGAGATCGCTCATCTGATGACCGCGGCGACTTCGAACCTCATCTATGCCGGCGAATCCGGAGCTTTGAACGAGTCGTTCTCGGACATTTTGGGCCGGCTGCTCGAAGACGCGGTCTCCTCGACCTCGAACTGGACGATTGCGGAACAGTCGGGCAACTTCGTCCGCTCCATGGGCACCCCCAAGGTGGTGGGGCATCCCGATACCTACCAAGGTCAGAACTGGTATGTGGGCAACGACACGATGGTCGAGGTTCACACCAATTCGGGAGTTCAGAACTTTTGGTTCTATCTCCTGGCCCAGGGCGAGCAGAGCGGTCTCGTCACCATCGACGGGATCCCGACCCATCCGGTGGTCAACGTCCAGGGAATCGGACTGCTCAAGGCGGGAAGGATCGCGGTGCAGAACCAGATGAACCTTCCCAACAGTGCCACCTTTTCGCAATCGGCCGCCGGTAGCCTGCTGCAAGCCAGCTTGCTCTACGGCAGCTATACGCCGGAACACCGCTCGACGCACGACGCCTGGTACGGCGCCGGGGTGGAACCGCAACCGTTCTCCGGCGACGTCATCTACCCGGAAAACGGAGTGGTGGATGTGCCCGCCGGGGTGGTGACGTTGCGTTGGCTGGTGGGGAACGACGTGGGGGTGTGGGATGTCGAGATCTCTACCACTCCCGATATGCAGACGATCGTGGCGAGTGGCCAGACGGCCCAAACGGAAACCACCAACGGGGTCACCCAGGCGCTCTATGAGTTCGGCGATGCGCAAAAGGACGTGACCTACTACTGGCGCGTACGCAGCGGCTTTCCGAACGCCTTTGGCGAGACCAAGAGCTGGCGCGACCTCCATACCTTCACCGCCGATCTCGAGGCCCCCACGCCCATCGGCCCGATGGGACCGGCGGATACCCGAACGGGGCTCTGGTATCCCTGGGGATTGGACTTCTCTTGGGAGCACGAGGAGGACGCTCAGTACGAGGTGCAGATATGGGAGACCTCAGGCGCCGGTTGCCCGGAGCCGAGCACGCTGCTGATCGATCAGCCCGGCATGCCGGCGGTCGGGAATCCCGCTCCCGGGGACCCGGTGACGCACACCTTCCATCTGCCGGTTTCGAGCACCCTGTGCTGGCGGGTGCGCGCCCAGACCGTCGATGGCTCGAACAACGTGATCTACAGTGAGTGGTCCCCGTCCAGCCATTTCAGTACCGACCTGCCGGCGGTGACCGCACAGGCGCCGGTGGCGGGCGCCGTCGTCGACCCGTGGACCCTGACCTTCAACTACGACGCTCCCCCCTTCGCTCAGGAGGTGCGGGTCGAAATCGGCCTCAAGAACCCGATCAACACGGACGGCCTCGACAAGTACTGCACCGATCCGGCGAAGTTCGAACCGGACATCGACCCCTACGGTACCTGGTCCGTGCGCAACGTTTGTTTTGCCGCCAACGAGCACAATCCATCCGGCAGTCTGACGGTGCCGATTCCCCCTCGCTGGGAACCGGAGGCGCCTCAGAAGGGCTTTTATTCGCCCACCAATCCCCACACTCCCTGGCTCCACGAATATCGGCTCTATGTTTGGGGCCCGGAGGTGGGCTGGGCCGCGACGGTGGACGGTTCCGCCCTTGGCGAACAGGGCGCCACCTCGAAGAAGGAAACCTTCCGAACGGACGGCTTCAGCAAGTTTGCTCCGGTGGTGGGGATCTTCAAAGACCCGGCGCGCAACCGCCTCGACAACCTCGGGACCTACGCCGGAATCCACACCGCGGCGCCGGTTTTCGACCTCGACCTGTACCAGGACAAGCCGGAGTCGGAAACCGTTACGGTGGCCTGGCAGGAGGTGCCTGGAGCGGAGGGCTACGTGGTCAAAGTGATCACCTTCTGGGACGAAAAAGCGCTTTCGTCCGATGCCCGTTCCCTCGACACCAAGGGCGGCTGCGCGAAATGGGTCAAAGTTGCGTCCCTTGGCAATCCCAACCAGCCCTCGGCGGAGATCGCCCGCAAGTGCCTTGGCTACGGCGGCAATACCCTGGGGTCGGTGATCCAGATCTACCCCTACGTGGTGAGTCCCCATATGTCGACGCCGGCGATGGAGGTCGAGGTCGGCCTGCGCCTTTGGAAGACGTTGGACACGCAAGATACTCGCTTCAAAGTGTTCATGGCCGACGTCGTTCCGCCGACCGTGCTGGACGTGAATGCCGCGGATTCCACGGCCACCAAGACGGTGCTGTCGAGCGGCACCCGGCGATTCCGTTTCGATGCGCATTTCGGCGAAAACGGCGCCGACCCCAACGTTCCGGCAAGCCTCAAGATCAAGCCCTGGATGTTCGTCGATGTGGGCCATCAGGCCGGCGACGTGCCGAACCGCTTTACGAAGTTTCTGCTGCACAGCGGGCCCGGTTGCGGCGGGTCGGCAAACACCGTCGGTGGAGGTGAGTCCGTTCCCTTCCTGGGCACGAAGACCCTCGGCATGGCCTTCCCATCGGTCCAAGACGGTGACGTCTACTCGCTCGAGATCTTTCCGCGCAGCTATTTGATGGACGCGGTGGCGAAGGACCTCAGCATCCCTCCGCACTCCGCCTATGCCAGTGGACAGAGCACCTGCCTGGATATCGAGTTCCAGATCAAGTGGTCGGATCCCGAGCCGGAGCCGGAACCCGAGCCGGCGCCGACCCCCAACTCCGTACTGTGCCAGCAGGTGGTGAATGCCGGCGGCAACATGCCGGAAACACATGTGGTCGAACTCGGTTCGAACTCCGGGACTACCATTTTCGGTATCAACACCTTCACCGTTCCGGATCGGATGCTCGTGAAGTACGAGGGGCAGACGATCTTCGACACCCTGTGCTTGTCGACGGAACCCACTTTCGGCTGTGACAGCCAATGCTGTTGCAGCGGCGGTGCTTGCGACTGCGCCATTCCCTTCTCGGGGACCTCGACCCAGATGACGGTCGAAGTCATACCCAACTGCGCGGGAACCGCGGATACCGCCTGGGCCTTCACCTTGTCTTGTCCGTGA
- a CDS encoding FAD-dependent protein — MLRLTGLTLPLEHSEEDLRTIVLDTLGISPEELASYTLARRSPDPRRRGRIALDYAVDVATTRDAELLGRFAGDRRVSESPDSRYRPVARAPKNLQARPVVIGMGPCGLFAALILAEMGFRPIVLERGKKVRERTVDTFALWRRGKLDPESNAQFGEGGAGTFSDGKLYSRIKDPAFRGRKVLTEFVAAGAPEEILFVNKPHIGTFRLVKMVEAIRAKIERLGGEIRFRRRVEDLEIEEVDDDRRIRAVYLANGERLAADQVVLAVGHSARDTFFMLRDRGVLLEAKPFSIGFRVEHPQALIDRRRFGRQAGHPILGAADYKLVHHQEKTGDGRSVYSFCMCPGGTVVAATSEAGRVVTNGMSQYDRSERNANAGIVVGITPRDYPGDPLAGIEFQRRWEARAFELGGGTYRAPAQRLGDFLAGRPSEAVGSVLPSYTPGVRWGNLSTSLPDYAIAAIRQAIPAFDRKLPGFAMDDAVLTGIESRTSSPLRIRRGDDFQSVNTAGLYPAGEGAGYAGGILSAAVDGIRVAEAVALGSINLQE; from the coding sequence ATGCTGCGATTGACCGGTCTCACCCTGCCCTTGGAGCATTCCGAGGAAGATCTCCGCACAATAGTGTTAGACACCCTCGGCATCTCGCCGGAGGAGCTGGCCAGCTACACCCTGGCGCGCCGCAGCCCGGACCCGCGCCGACGCGGCCGGATCGCTCTGGACTATGCCGTCGATGTGGCGACCACCCGCGACGCGGAGCTGCTGGGGCGCTTCGCCGGCGATCGGCGAGTGAGCGAGTCGCCGGACAGCCGTTATCGCCCGGTGGCCCGGGCGCCAAAGAACCTCCAAGCGCGGCCGGTGGTGATCGGCATGGGGCCGTGCGGCCTGTTCGCCGCCCTGATCTTGGCGGAGATGGGCTTCCGGCCGATCGTCCTCGAGCGCGGTAAGAAAGTGCGTGAGCGCACCGTGGACACCTTCGCCTTGTGGCGCCGGGGAAAGCTCGATCCCGAATCGAACGCCCAGTTCGGCGAAGGCGGCGCAGGCACCTTCTCCGACGGCAAGCTCTACAGCCGGATCAAGGACCCGGCCTTCCGCGGCCGCAAGGTGTTGACGGAATTCGTCGCAGCCGGTGCCCCGGAAGAGATCCTGTTCGTCAACAAGCCGCACATCGGCACCTTCCGGCTGGTCAAGATGGTCGAGGCGATACGGGCCAAGATCGAGCGCTTGGGCGGGGAGATTCGCTTCCGGAGGCGGGTGGAGGATCTGGAGATCGAAGAGGTGGATGACGACCGCCGCATCCGGGCCGTCTACCTCGCAAACGGCGAGCGGCTGGCGGCGGACCAGGTGGTTCTCGCCGTGGGGCACAGCGCCCGGGACACCTTTTTCATGCTGCGCGATCGCGGGGTCTTGTTGGAGGCCAAGCCGTTTTCCATCGGCTTTCGCGTCGAGCATCCGCAGGCGCTGATCGATCGGCGCCGCTTCGGTCGCCAGGCGGGGCATCCGATCCTCGGGGCCGCCGACTACAAGTTGGTGCATCACCAAGAGAAGACCGGCGACGGGCGCTCCGTCTACAGCTTTTGCATGTGCCCCGGCGGCACGGTGGTGGCGGCGACGTCGGAAGCGGGTCGGGTGGTGACCAACGGCATGAGCCAGTACGACCGCAGCGAGCGCAACGCCAACGCCGGCATCGTCGTCGGCATCACGCCGCGGGACTATCCCGGCGATCCGCTGGCGGGCATCGAATTTCAGCGGCGCTGGGAAGCGCGGGCCTTTGAACTCGGGGGCGGCACCTACCGGGCGCCGGCACAGCGGTTGGGGGATTTCCTCGCCGGGCGGCCTTCCGAGGCCGTCGGCTCCGTCTTGCCGTCGTACACGCCCGGAGTGCGCTGGGGAAATCTATCCACCAGCCTGCCGGACTACGCCATCGCCGCCATCCGGCAGGCGATCCCGGCCTTCGACCGGAAGCTGCCGGGCTTTGCCATGGACGACGCGGTGCTCACCGGCATCGAATCGCGCACCTCGTCGCCGCTCCGCATCCGGCGCGGGGACGACTTCCAGAGCGTCAACACCGCCGGCCTCTACCCGGCCGGCGAAGGGGCCGGTTACGCCGGCGGTATCCTGTCGGCGGCGGTGGACGGCATCCGCGTGGCCGAAGCGGTGGCGCTTGGCTCCATCAACTTGCAGGAGTGA